In the Wyeomyia smithii strain HCP4-BCI-WySm-NY-G18 chromosome 2, ASM2978416v1, whole genome shotgun sequence genome, one interval contains:
- the LOC129723011 gene encoding uncharacterized protein LOC129723011 isoform X3, protein MHQFSADQVRVILFRDCDIRGRKLLFDSSAVEKISDASPSAAVSASSGGKSNSHNGMPQYQKCDHCKVLYQHNANPKDDIKPLAEMVFGSAPIAFQSSSLKVHWLKSPKAVMYSHVFLMPIRHTESHSSSKKMSSASYLGSDLVGNVNGQGGLFFERHPSGSDLSSIDTTSLRSFTVTSSTSTQYDTSYNHRQRPPLPIEFGHLERLADPRLSTNSGLDSGYGGADPWGFSSNTSCHPQSSHRSSLASICSDFECYRRLSADANFDVPHTATCSSVDDCNQYGSFHRRISKNISTSFENRLTLADHVGHVDELSPAGSVSANTCQVTASDGCVGGRNRRNSETMELSRRKAFSGEVLSTATNYHGKLPHKKARFGVGLYIQLSDGVLQEIDAFCSEHMSIFEAILCRLRVAAEKACCRLSQFLQIMLAAWHSAQQWLVDFFTVPRLENPVWITLSNGSHGGGIYPNKKILTIANNFMNDLCSLLSLIDTKDTNLFISTLLTAVLTHHLGWVSTIVPVSSGHTTDESAVSSGQIERSGKEKLSKISADHPYNVLWAQLSDLYGAVGHPVKLSKTIICGSPQFSNTMDKILNVLSYFIRCSEIRRNVYLETFEENKVRQAFTTQKIINNNNTNGSTIGFSENSRSERKSPRLIRNGSGMIRSATRTKDLISMGGGDVTGSPIESELSELLKKTVMNDIPNVLVYRDSRFVQQELRIGNKSMDTELVMDEGQKHFLEVIYHIKKEGGASHIRMTLTQPDETGQEAIELDVNDRDDVESIRLSRLITDTNIGEGEKGQRILWGLDHIKEGIPMEQLRYIDGLRGDYEALMQTKPKEDVVFVLGENEKLVNIKHADFTTATDKTFELGAVGGKKPCSHSKLRKHSFKFNFDRYPKVVENYLKSQNLELTEHDSLDKAIKLEMALRPTMGTEPAAPTFDRSEEECDICKNTSLVYLQTPTNASELEFSNDLNEGSSFSSFPESNSKSSFEEALRRYPESQQHDNIPKIYATTMATLDENAELKVKHPDSILKLVDIPLSRPNSLASLNDENNNDKTDLLGRSVASRAGFIPSLLSRVSDHYIPDMILQATTASPMNWGKTLKKDLAFASRFALMEQFPVENLAVVANLETHDVRIVSSHNSSLTPPSNVLEGDVVGMSQLVSSMLETVHAMWSSGLSAFQCMAFIESKMREFYLQSETIASFLLATDFCTIGSICSALDITANDMPLLLSVASIHAPEVTKRYGIQFR, encoded by the exons GCACCAGTTTTCCGCCGACCAGGTGCGCGTCATTCTTTTTCGTGACTGTGACATCCGAGGGCGCAAACTTTTGTTCGATTCTAGTGCGGTTGAAAAAATTTCCGATGcctcaccatcagcagcagtttCAGCCTCATCCGGTGGTAAATCCAACAGCCATAACGGAATGCCACAATACCAGAAATGCGATCATTGTAAAGTGTTGTATCAG CATAATGCCAACCCCAAAGACGACATCAAACCACTGGCTGAAATGGTCTTCGGTTCTGCTCCAATCGCGTTTCAAAGTAGCAGCCTGAAGGTTCATTGGCTGAAAAGTCCAAAAGCCGTTATGTATTCGCATGTTTTTCTCATGCCAATTCGTCACACTGAAAGCCACAGTAGCAGTAAAAAAATGTCGTCGGCATCATATTTAGGTTCAGATTTGGTAGGAAACGTCAATGGGCAGGGTGGATTATTTTTCGAACGTCATCCATCGGGTAGTGATCTTAGTTCAATAGACACAACTTCGTTGAGATCGTTCACAGTCACATCGTCAACTTCGACGCAATACGACACATCCTACAATCATCGACAGCGACCGCCACTTCCGATAGAATTTGGTCATCTAGAACGGTTAGCAGATCCACGGTTATCAACTAACAGTGGTTTGGATTCGGGTTACGGCGGAGCAGACCCGTGGGGTTTTTCTTCAAACACCTCGTGTCATCCGCAGTCCTCCCATCGTAGCAGTTTAGCATCAATTTGCAGCGATTTTGAATGCTATCGTAGACTCAGCGCGGATGCCAATTTTGATGTTCCACACACTGCGACGTGCTCTAGCGTAGACGATTGCAATCAATATGGCAGTTTTCACAGAAGAATATCGAAGAACATATCTACTTCATTTGAAAACCGACTTACTCTAGCAGATCATGTTGGCCATGTTGACGAGCTCAGTCCGGCTGGTTCGGTGAGCGCCAATACTTGCCAAGTGACGGCAAGTGACGGATGCGTTGGTGGCAGGAATCGACGGAATAGTGAAACTATGGAGTTATCTCGACGAAAGGCATTCAGTGGAGAAGTATTATCAACTGCAACTAATTATCATGGAAAACTTCCGCATAAGAAGGCACGTTTCGGCGTGGGTCTGTATATTCAGCTTAGCGATGGTGTGCTACAAGAAATCGATGCATTCTGCTCGGAACATATGAGCATATTTGAGGCAATACTCTGTCGATTGCGAGTAGCTGCTGAAAAAGCGTGTTGTCGTTTGTCACAATTTCTTCAG ATTATGCTTGCCGCGTGGCACTCCGCACAGCAATGGCTAGTAGATTTTTTTACTGTCCCGCGGTTGGAGAATCCAGTTTGGATTACACTGAGCAACGGATCGCACGGTGGTGGCATATATCCTAATAAGAAAATCCTAACAATCGCCAACAATTTTATGAATGACCTGTGCTCTCTGTTATCATTGATTGATACCAAGGATACGAATTT GTTTATCAGCACGCTACTGACGGCGGTTCTGACACATCACCTGGGTTGGGTAAGCACCATAGTACCAGTTAGCAGTGGACATACAACAGATGAATCAGCGGTTAGTTCCGGCCAAATTGAACGGAGCGGAAAAGAAAAACTGTCTAAGATAAGTGCCGACCATCCGTACAATGTCTTATGGGCTCAGTTAAGTGATTTGTATGGTGCTGTTGGTCATCCAGTGAAACTTTCAAAAACGATCATCTGTGGAAGTCCTCAGTTCAGCAATACAATGGACAAGATTCTTAATGTGCTCTCATACTTTATTCGATGTAGTGAGATCAGGCGAAATGTATATTTGGAAACATTCGAGGAGAATAAAGTGAGACAAGCCTTTACTACACAGAAAATTATCAATAACAATAATACAAACGGTTCTACTATAGGGTTTAGTGAAAATAGTAGAAGTGAGCGTAAATCTCCTCGATTGATCAGAAATGGTTCTGGTATGATTAGATCAGCAACGAGGACGAAGGATTTGATTTCCATGGGTGGAGGGGATGTGACAGGGAGTCCCATCGAGAGTGAACTGTCTGAGCTGTTGAAAAAAACAGTCATGAACGACATCCCAAATGTATTAGTCTACCGAGACTCCAGATTTGTACAGCAGGAACTAAGGATCGGTAATAAAAGCATGGACACAGAATTAGTGATGGATGAgggtcaaaaacattttttagaaGTTATTTATCATATCAAGAAAGAAGGTGGCGCATCTCACATTAGAATGACTCTAACGCAACCGGATGAGACCGGGCAAGAAGCTATAGAACTAGATGTGAATGATAGGGATGATGTTGAATCTATTCGCCTTTCTCGGCTGATCACCGATACTAATATCGGTGAAGGAGAAAAGGGTCAGCGAATACTATGGGGCTTGGATCATATTAAAGAGGGAATTCCCATGGAACAGCTCAGGTATATTGATGGACTCCGTGGTGATTATGAAGCTTTAATGCAAACCAAACCAAAAGAGGACGTTGTGTTTGTATTGGGTGAAAATGAAAAGCTTGTAAACATCAAGCATGCAGATTTCACGACTGCAACTGATAAAACTTTTGAGTTGGGCGCCGTCGGTGGCAAAAAACCTTGTTCCCACAGTAAACTTCGAAAGCATTCCTTTAAATTTAACTTTGACCGCTATCCTAAGGTTGTAGAGAATtacttaaaaagtcaaaatctCGAACTTACTGAGCACGATTCTCTGGACAAAGCAATAAAGCTTGAAATGGCTCTAAGACCTACTATGGGAACAGAACCAGCAGCACCTACTTTTGATCGTAGCGAAGAAGAATGCGACATATGTAAAAACACGTCACTAGTCTATTTACAAACTCCTACGAATGCATCGgagttggaattttcaaatgaCCTAAATGAAGGAAGTAGTTTTAGCTCTTTTCCAGAATCCAATAGCAAGTCCAGTTTCGAAGAAGCACTCCGTAGATACCCTGAATCACAACAACACGACAACATTCCGAAAATATACGCAACGACAATGGCTACACTTGACGAAAATGCGGAACTGAAAGTTAAGCATCCGGATAGTATTCTGAAACTAGTAGATATTCCTTTGTCGAGGCCAAACAGTCTTGCAAGCTTGAACGATGAGAATAATAATGATaagactgacttgttaggccgTTCTGTTGCATCAAGAGCAGGGTTCATACCTTCACTTTTGTCTCGTGTAAGCGATCATTACATCCCCGATATGATTTTGCAAGCAACTACTGCTTCTCCTATGAATTGGGGTAAGACGTTGAAGAAAGATCTCGCATTTGCATCCCGATTCGCGTTAATGGAACAGTTTCCAGTGGAAAATTTAGCTGTCGTTGCTAATCTCGAGACACACGACGTTCGAATTGTGTCATCACACAACTCATCCCTTACTCCACCTTCTAATGTTCTTGAAGGCGACGTCGTTGGCATGTCTCAGTTGGTTTCTTCGATGTTGGAAACCGTCCATGCTATGTGGTCCTCTGGTTTGTCAGCATTTCAGTGTATGGCATTCATTGAATCAAAGATGCGCGAGTTTTATTTGCAATCCGAAACAATCGCTAGTTTTCTGCTCGCAACAGATTTTTGTACCATTGGATCCATATGTTCTGCATTAGACATCACAGCTAACGATATGCCCTTGCTACTATCGGTGGCATCAATACACGCTCCTGAAGTGACCAAACGATATGGAATTCAATTCCGATGA
- the LOC129723011 gene encoding uncharacterized protein LOC129723011 isoform X1: MALFNKLFSTTKKRYTSSSTPKSTSGHQFSADQVRVILFRDCDIRGRKLLFDSSAVEKISDASPSAAVSASSGGKSNSHNGMPQYQKCDHCKVLYQHNANPKDDIKPLAEMVFGSAPIAFQSSSLKVHWLKSPKAVMYSHVFLMPIRHTESHSSSKKMSSASYLGSDLVGNVNGQGGLFFERHPSGSDLSSIDTTSLRSFTVTSSTSTQYDTSYNHRQRPPLPIEFGHLERLADPRLSTNSGLDSGYGGADPWGFSSNTSCHPQSSHRSSLASICSDFECYRRLSADANFDVPHTATCSSVDDCNQYGSFHRRISKNISTSFENRLTLADHVGHVDELSPAGSVSANTCQVTASDGCVGGRNRRNSETMELSRRKAFSGEVLSTATNYHGKLPHKKARFGVGLYIQLSDGVLQEIDAFCSEHMSIFEAILCRLRVAAEKACCRLSQFLQIMLAAWHSAQQWLVDFFTVPRLENPVWITLSNGSHGGGIYPNKKILTIANNFMNDLCSLLSLIDTKDTNLFISTLLTAVLTHHLGWVSTIVPVSSGHTTDESAVSSGQIERSGKEKLSKISADHPYNVLWAQLSDLYGAVGHPVKLSKTIICGSPQFSNTMDKILNVLSYFIRCSEIRRNVYLETFEENKVRQAFTTQKIINNNNTNGSTIGFSENSRSERKSPRLIRNGSGMIRSATRTKDLISMGGGDVTGSPIESELSELLKKTVMNDIPNVLVYRDSRFVQQELRIGNKSMDTELVMDEGQKHFLEVIYHIKKEGGASHIRMTLTQPDETGQEAIELDVNDRDDVESIRLSRLITDTNIGEGEKGQRILWGLDHIKEGIPMEQLRYIDGLRGDYEALMQTKPKEDVVFVLGENEKLVNIKHADFTTATDKTFELGAVGGKKPCSHSKLRKHSFKFNFDRYPKVVENYLKSQNLELTEHDSLDKAIKLEMALRPTMGTEPAAPTFDRSEEECDICKNTSLVYLQTPTNASELEFSNDLNEGSSFSSFPESNSKSSFEEALRRYPESQQHDNIPKIYATTMATLDENAELKVKHPDSILKLVDIPLSRPNSLASLNDENNNDKTDLLGRSVASRAGFIPSLLSRVSDHYIPDMILQATTASPMNWGKTLKKDLAFASRFALMEQFPVENLAVVANLETHDVRIVSSHNSSLTPPSNVLEGDVVGMSQLVSSMLETVHAMWSSGLSAFQCMAFIESKMREFYLQSETIASFLLATDFCTIGSICSALDITANDMPLLLSVASIHAPEVTKRYGIQFR, from the exons GCACCAGTTTTCCGCCGACCAGGTGCGCGTCATTCTTTTTCGTGACTGTGACATCCGAGGGCGCAAACTTTTGTTCGATTCTAGTGCGGTTGAAAAAATTTCCGATGcctcaccatcagcagcagtttCAGCCTCATCCGGTGGTAAATCCAACAGCCATAACGGAATGCCACAATACCAGAAATGCGATCATTGTAAAGTGTTGTATCAG CATAATGCCAACCCCAAAGACGACATCAAACCACTGGCTGAAATGGTCTTCGGTTCTGCTCCAATCGCGTTTCAAAGTAGCAGCCTGAAGGTTCATTGGCTGAAAAGTCCAAAAGCCGTTATGTATTCGCATGTTTTTCTCATGCCAATTCGTCACACTGAAAGCCACAGTAGCAGTAAAAAAATGTCGTCGGCATCATATTTAGGTTCAGATTTGGTAGGAAACGTCAATGGGCAGGGTGGATTATTTTTCGAACGTCATCCATCGGGTAGTGATCTTAGTTCAATAGACACAACTTCGTTGAGATCGTTCACAGTCACATCGTCAACTTCGACGCAATACGACACATCCTACAATCATCGACAGCGACCGCCACTTCCGATAGAATTTGGTCATCTAGAACGGTTAGCAGATCCACGGTTATCAACTAACAGTGGTTTGGATTCGGGTTACGGCGGAGCAGACCCGTGGGGTTTTTCTTCAAACACCTCGTGTCATCCGCAGTCCTCCCATCGTAGCAGTTTAGCATCAATTTGCAGCGATTTTGAATGCTATCGTAGACTCAGCGCGGATGCCAATTTTGATGTTCCACACACTGCGACGTGCTCTAGCGTAGACGATTGCAATCAATATGGCAGTTTTCACAGAAGAATATCGAAGAACATATCTACTTCATTTGAAAACCGACTTACTCTAGCAGATCATGTTGGCCATGTTGACGAGCTCAGTCCGGCTGGTTCGGTGAGCGCCAATACTTGCCAAGTGACGGCAAGTGACGGATGCGTTGGTGGCAGGAATCGACGGAATAGTGAAACTATGGAGTTATCTCGACGAAAGGCATTCAGTGGAGAAGTATTATCAACTGCAACTAATTATCATGGAAAACTTCCGCATAAGAAGGCACGTTTCGGCGTGGGTCTGTATATTCAGCTTAGCGATGGTGTGCTACAAGAAATCGATGCATTCTGCTCGGAACATATGAGCATATTTGAGGCAATACTCTGTCGATTGCGAGTAGCTGCTGAAAAAGCGTGTTGTCGTTTGTCACAATTTCTTCAG ATTATGCTTGCCGCGTGGCACTCCGCACAGCAATGGCTAGTAGATTTTTTTACTGTCCCGCGGTTGGAGAATCCAGTTTGGATTACACTGAGCAACGGATCGCACGGTGGTGGCATATATCCTAATAAGAAAATCCTAACAATCGCCAACAATTTTATGAATGACCTGTGCTCTCTGTTATCATTGATTGATACCAAGGATACGAATTT GTTTATCAGCACGCTACTGACGGCGGTTCTGACACATCACCTGGGTTGGGTAAGCACCATAGTACCAGTTAGCAGTGGACATACAACAGATGAATCAGCGGTTAGTTCCGGCCAAATTGAACGGAGCGGAAAAGAAAAACTGTCTAAGATAAGTGCCGACCATCCGTACAATGTCTTATGGGCTCAGTTAAGTGATTTGTATGGTGCTGTTGGTCATCCAGTGAAACTTTCAAAAACGATCATCTGTGGAAGTCCTCAGTTCAGCAATACAATGGACAAGATTCTTAATGTGCTCTCATACTTTATTCGATGTAGTGAGATCAGGCGAAATGTATATTTGGAAACATTCGAGGAGAATAAAGTGAGACAAGCCTTTACTACACAGAAAATTATCAATAACAATAATACAAACGGTTCTACTATAGGGTTTAGTGAAAATAGTAGAAGTGAGCGTAAATCTCCTCGATTGATCAGAAATGGTTCTGGTATGATTAGATCAGCAACGAGGACGAAGGATTTGATTTCCATGGGTGGAGGGGATGTGACAGGGAGTCCCATCGAGAGTGAACTGTCTGAGCTGTTGAAAAAAACAGTCATGAACGACATCCCAAATGTATTAGTCTACCGAGACTCCAGATTTGTACAGCAGGAACTAAGGATCGGTAATAAAAGCATGGACACAGAATTAGTGATGGATGAgggtcaaaaacattttttagaaGTTATTTATCATATCAAGAAAGAAGGTGGCGCATCTCACATTAGAATGACTCTAACGCAACCGGATGAGACCGGGCAAGAAGCTATAGAACTAGATGTGAATGATAGGGATGATGTTGAATCTATTCGCCTTTCTCGGCTGATCACCGATACTAATATCGGTGAAGGAGAAAAGGGTCAGCGAATACTATGGGGCTTGGATCATATTAAAGAGGGAATTCCCATGGAACAGCTCAGGTATATTGATGGACTCCGTGGTGATTATGAAGCTTTAATGCAAACCAAACCAAAAGAGGACGTTGTGTTTGTATTGGGTGAAAATGAAAAGCTTGTAAACATCAAGCATGCAGATTTCACGACTGCAACTGATAAAACTTTTGAGTTGGGCGCCGTCGGTGGCAAAAAACCTTGTTCCCACAGTAAACTTCGAAAGCATTCCTTTAAATTTAACTTTGACCGCTATCCTAAGGTTGTAGAGAATtacttaaaaagtcaaaatctCGAACTTACTGAGCACGATTCTCTGGACAAAGCAATAAAGCTTGAAATGGCTCTAAGACCTACTATGGGAACAGAACCAGCAGCACCTACTTTTGATCGTAGCGAAGAAGAATGCGACATATGTAAAAACACGTCACTAGTCTATTTACAAACTCCTACGAATGCATCGgagttggaattttcaaatgaCCTAAATGAAGGAAGTAGTTTTAGCTCTTTTCCAGAATCCAATAGCAAGTCCAGTTTCGAAGAAGCACTCCGTAGATACCCTGAATCACAACAACACGACAACATTCCGAAAATATACGCAACGACAATGGCTACACTTGACGAAAATGCGGAACTGAAAGTTAAGCATCCGGATAGTATTCTGAAACTAGTAGATATTCCTTTGTCGAGGCCAAACAGTCTTGCAAGCTTGAACGATGAGAATAATAATGATaagactgacttgttaggccgTTCTGTTGCATCAAGAGCAGGGTTCATACCTTCACTTTTGTCTCGTGTAAGCGATCATTACATCCCCGATATGATTTTGCAAGCAACTACTGCTTCTCCTATGAATTGGGGTAAGACGTTGAAGAAAGATCTCGCATTTGCATCCCGATTCGCGTTAATGGAACAGTTTCCAGTGGAAAATTTAGCTGTCGTTGCTAATCTCGAGACACACGACGTTCGAATTGTGTCATCACACAACTCATCCCTTACTCCACCTTCTAATGTTCTTGAAGGCGACGTCGTTGGCATGTCTCAGTTGGTTTCTTCGATGTTGGAAACCGTCCATGCTATGTGGTCCTCTGGTTTGTCAGCATTTCAGTGTATGGCATTCATTGAATCAAAGATGCGCGAGTTTTATTTGCAATCCGAAACAATCGCTAGTTTTCTGCTCGCAACAGATTTTTGTACCATTGGATCCATATGTTCTGCATTAGACATCACAGCTAACGATATGCCCTTGCTACTATCGGTGGCATCAATACACGCTCCTGAAGTGACCAAACGATATGGAATTCAATTCCGATGA